From a single Mus caroli chromosome X, CAROLI_EIJ_v1.1, whole genome shotgun sequence genomic region:
- the LOC110286993 gene encoding melanoma-associated antigen 10-like, with protein MSRYGKHPRLSLEESVNFQNPTETDDDDVVFPVVPTAEKDEGEGIEEVLKEDEEDSNKQVTEEDNVEKEDEDEEKEKEEEKEESGDEVNEEEDETREEEEDMASMILSSSNVSLAAFSPPSPSSSSSSSIFSSSSSSSSLFSLFQSNLVENEGFATGMLGLFQNAQSFFPLPTLGGNLDEAAGYQEESSGVIASPEDPDSLLDSVIQEKATDLVFLFIYKYRVKEPITLTEIHEVVTKEYENHFPVIFIEASKCLEMTFGIDIKESDLVSSAYVFVNSLNLTYEDTLSDSDRLPRNAFLIVILGVIFIEGNCASEDRIWDFLKLVGVYDGEEHFICGDPREFLTIHLVQQNYLEYREVPNSQPPCFEFLWGPRAYAETTKMKVLEFLAKMNGCDPSDFSIWYEEALRDEEERAWALNDSANTSPNAWFVER; from the coding sequence ATGTCTCGCTACGGAAAGCACCCACGCCTCAGTCTGGAAGAAAGTGTCAACTTCCAGAATCCAACGGAAACTGATGACGATGACGTGGTGTTCCCAGTAGTTCCCACAGCTGAGAAAGATGAGGGAGAGGGAATTGAGGAGGTCctaaaggaagatgaagaagatagCAATAAGCAGGTGACGGAGGAAGATAACGTCGAGAAGGAAGAcgaagatgaagaaaaggagaaggaagaggaaaaggaagagtctGGTGATGAAGTgaatgaagaagaagatgagaccagagaggaggaggaagatatgGCTTCCATGATTTTGTCATCTTCTAATGTCTCTTTAGCTGctttttcccctccttctccttcttcttcttcctcctcctccatcttctcttcttcctcttcctcctcttccctcttttctctgtttCAGAGCAACCTGGTGGAGAATGAGGGCTTTGCTACTGGGATGCTGGGCCTTTTTCAGAATGCTCAGAGCTTCTTCCCCTTACCTACTTTGGGGGGAAATTTAGATGAAGCAGCTGGTTACCAGGAAGAGAGTTCAGGTGTCATAGCATCCCCAGAAGACCCTGACTCCTTGCTAGATTCTGTAATACAAGAAAAGGCTACTGATTTGGTGTTCCTTTTCATTTACAAGTATAGAGTGAAGGAACCTATCACATTAACTGAAATTCATGAGGTTGTCACTAAGGAATATGAGAACCACTTTCCTGTCATTTTCATCGAAGCTTCTAAATGCTTGGAGATGACCTTTGGGATTGATATAAAGGAAAGTGATCTGGTAAGCAGTGCTTATGTCTTTGTCAACTCACTGAACCTTACCTATGAGGATACGCTGAGTGACAGTGATAGGCTGCCTAGAAATGCTTTCCTGATAGTTATTCTGGGTGTAATATTCATAGAAGGGAACTGTGCTTCTGAAGATAGAATCTGGGATTTCTTGAAACTGGTGGGAGTGTATGATGGGGAAGAGCACTTCATTTGTGGGGATCCCAGGGAGTTCCTCACCATACATCTAGTGCAGCAAAATTACCTGGAGTATCGGGAGGTGCCTAACAGCCAGCCTCCATGCTTTGAGTTCTTGTGGGGTCCAAGAGCCTATGCTGAAACTACCAAGATGAAAGTTTTGGAATTCTTGGCAAAGATGAATGGCTGTGATCCATCTGATTTCTCAATCTGGTATGAAGAGGCTTTAAGAGATGAGGAAGAGAGGGCCTGGGCCTTAAATGATTCTGCAAATACAAGCCCAAATGCATGGTTTGTAGAGCGCTGA